GGGCGTTTTTCAGAAAGGAGCCGGAGTAGACCTGGAAGCCCTGATCGGCGGATTCCACGCTGCCCAGTCCTTTTTCGCTGTTGGCGGTGCGGATGGTCTGGGCGATTTGGTCGAGGCTGATGCCGAATCCGTTGAGCCGTTCCGGGGAGACTTCGACCCGGATCTGTTCCGGCCTTCCGCCCACCACGAATCCCTGACTGGCGTTTTCCACCTCGTTGAGTTTCTGAAGCACATCCAACGACAAAATCCGCAAGGCCGAGTCATCCACGTCGTTGGACCACAAGGTCAAGGTGACCACCGGCACGTCATCCACCGCCTTGGGTTTGACCAAAGGCTTCATCACGTCCGGTGGCATGAGATCCATGTTGGATTCCATCTTGTCGTACAACTTGACCAAGGACGCCTCCATGTCCTCGCCCACGTTGAACTCCACCGTGACCATGGCCTGTCCCCGCAGGGATGCGGAGTAGACATGCTTCACTCCCTTGATCTCGCTCATGATCCGTTCCATGGGTTCCGCCACCAGGGAGGAAACCTGATCCGCCGAGGCGCCCGTGTAGCGGACGAAGATGTCCACCATCGGCACCGAAATCTGGGGATCTTCCTGTCTGGGGGTGAGGATCAGTCCCATGATGCCCATGGCCAGACAGGCGAACAGCAGCAGGGGCGAAAGCGGCGAATGGATGAAGATCTTGGCCATGGATCCCGCCACCCCGAGATCGTGTCGCATGGTGGTCGGGATGGGAGGTGGGGTGAGGGATTCTTTGCTGGTCGTCGTCATGGTCCGCGCTTCCGGGTCTCTTGGGTTCAAGGCCGTCGATGGGAGAGGGAGGAGCCTGACCGGCGGGCATTGGCCACGCCGGTCATGCGGATGGGATCAGTGCTGCTTTTCCAGTTTTTTGCCCGCCGGTTGGGTGGACGAGGGATTCCAGTCCGTGGCCATGCCGCTGGGTGGAGTGGAGAGGATCCGTTCTCCGATGGACAGTCCCGACAACACGCTGACGGATTTGTCGTCCACGAAGCCTCCCAGACGGATCATGCGCAGGGCCGGTTCGCCGCCGCCCCGTTGGTCCGGGGCCACCAGCACCGCCGGCAGGCTGCCCCGCCAGATCACAGCCGACTTGGGCACGATGGGGAGATTTTTCACCGGTGTGGTGACATCCGGAATCATCACTTCGGCGTACATGCCGGGTCCACCCGGGGCGTCCTTGGGCAGGTCGAGCTTGACCGTGACCGTGTGACGCTGGGAGTCGGCCATGGGATAGATCTGGGCCACACGGGTTTCGATGCGGGTATCTCCCACGTCGAGTTTGGCCGGGATGGTCATATCCTTCTGGATGCCCGGCATGAGGCGGGCCGGGATATCCACCTTGATTTGCAGATGGCGGGTGTCGGAGAAGGTGAGCAGTGGCATGCCGGGTTGCACGGTATTGCCTTTTTCGATGTGTTTGGCCACGATCACCCCGGAAAACGGCGCGATGGATTTGGTATCCCGCAGTTTGGCTTCGAGTTCCTGGAGTTTGGCCTGGGCCTGGGTGCGGGCCGACTGGGCCTGATCGATCTGGGTGCCCTGGTTGTAGATGCGGGCGCGACGGGAGAGTTCCGGGTTGTCCAGACCCACCATGCTGCTCATGGGGCGGGTGACCATGTAGTCGAGCATGCGGGGCATGCCCATGCCGGTGTTGTCGGCTCCGCCGTAGTCCGAGCCGCTGTAGACCTGACGGGTGTATTGCACCCGGGCGTTTTTCCAGTTGATGTCCGCCGCGTCCAGGGCGGCCTGGGCCGAACGGCGCATGGCCAGCAGATCGTCGTTGTCCAGGGCCACCAGAACCGTACCGCTTTTGAACCAGTCCCCTTCCACGCCGGCCAGATATTCCACCCGTCCCGGCATTTGGGCCGTGAAGGAGACCTCCTTGAAGGGGACCACCGTTCCGCCCAGTGTGGTGGTGGCGCCGATGGATCCGGCTTCGACCGTGATGATGTTCCCTTCGGCCCGTGCTTGCGGCGCGGCCAGAGTCACCACGAGCGCGGAAAGAAGCGCGGTGAGCGTTTTTTTGCTTGTCATGACGTGCGTGCCCCCTTGACCGTGCGAGAAGACCCCGGCTTGGCAAGGCCGGGGTGTGTGCGAGCAAACCGTGGCAAAACCGATGATTACACCCGTCCCATCACCGTGAAGGACTTGATGAACGGTCCGGCCATGCGGGGATCCTTGATCATCGCGCCATAGTCACCCACCTCGAACTTGAGTTTACGGGTGGTGTAGGCCATGCCCAGTCCCATCATGCCCAATCCTTTTTCGATCCATTTGCCCCAGTTCTCTTCGCTGGCGCGCAGATCCCAGTTGATTTCCTCTCCGGAAAACGCACCGCTTTTGACTGCTTTGCCACCTTCGATCACCAGCACCCCCCGTGGTGCGGCCTCGCCTTCGATTCCATAGGCGATGGTGGAATTGAAACCGATTTTGGCCAGGGCATCGCCCAGTTCGGGTTCGTTGTTCCATTCGGTCTGGAAACGATTCATCCATTGCGCGGAAAACAGATCGGACATATGTTTGATTCTCCTTTGTATTTTCTTTTATTTGGGTGCAAGTTCCGCGTGATCCGACCGGGTCGGTGTCACGAATTCAGCGCCCGGTGACTCCCGTACCGGGTCTTTGTTCACAAATAGCCCTGGATTATAAGAGAATCCTGTTCTTTTCGCCAATCCTTTTTGATTGTGTGGTGTTCGATCCTTGCGGGCAAGGGGTGATCGGCGGGAACCGGTTCTTTTTAAACGATGATGCGTCGGGAGATGTGTTTGACGGCCAAGGGAAAGAACACGGCGGCGCTCACCAGCAGCACCCCCAGGTGCCATAATGGATTATCGAAGGGCAGACCGGTGGTCAAGGGGCGGATCAGGGCCACCACATGGGTCAGGGGCAACAACTCCGTCGCCACACGCAAGGGCGCCGGGAGGGTTTCCAGGGGATAGAAGACCCCGCAGAACAAAAACATGGGTGTGATGACCAGAGTGAAATAATACATAAAAAAATCGTAATTGGGTGAGATCGCCGTCATGATCATCCCCAGGGAGCCGAACACCACCCCGGACAAAAACACCACCGGCAGGGCCAGTACGGCGGTGGAGGCGGGAATGGCGCCCATGATCGCCCCCACCAGCAGGATGGCCGATCCGGAAAACAAGGATTTGGTCGCCGCCCAGCTCACTTCGCCGGCCACGATGTCGGCGATGCCTACCGGCGTGGCCAGCATGGCGTGAAAGGTCTGCTGACGGGTCATGCGGGTGAATCCCCCGTAGATCGCCTCGAAGGTGGCGGCGTTCATGGAGTTGGAAGCCAGAATGCCGGCGGTCAGATAGACCGGATACGATACCGGCCCCATGGACTCCACATAGCGTCCCAGTCCGTAGCCCATGCCGAGCAGATACAAAAACGGCTCGCCCAGATTGCCCACCAGGGATGAGGCGGCATTCTTGCGCCAGACCATCAGATGGCGGCGCCATACCTGGATGAACAAAAGCGTGGGCAGAAATCGGTTCATCGGGTCATCACCTCGGCGGTCCCCCAGGGGATCGGGAACGGTTGAAAGGGGTGGAACGGAAAGGGATGGGCGGTTTGCCCTCCAGGCGGGTCTGGTTTTTCGGTGGTCGGGATCGGGAGAGAGGCTTTTTATTGGGAAGGGCCTCTGTCAAAATTGGCATCATAGCCGTTTGTCGGCCTTTCAGGAAGCGATTCCGGGGGTTGGTTTTGGCTTGAAGGGGTCGATGGTGGGGTTGATGATTCGGTCCCGGGTGTGGCGGTCCGGGTGTGGGGCGTGGATTGCGATCTTTTGAGGTGGTCGATCCGGGGTCGAAGGTGTTAGGCTTAAAGCCTTTGGACAGCGATCATCGGGCCGTACGGTCTGTGTTTCGGGAGGGTAACGATCATGCGTGTCACAGGTGCAGCCTGGATGGTGTGCGGGGTGTTGCTGCTGGCCTCGGGGGAGATCGCCGCCGAGGAGAGTGGCCAGAGCGGGGCTTCCGGGAACAAAACCAGCGAATCCACCTCTGCCTCCACCCCGGTCGGAACAGAACACCCCCCGGCCACCACCACCCCGGCCACCACCACTCCGGCTTCCACCACCACCCCGGCCACTTCCGGCACTCCGGCCAGCGCCACGCCCGCCCCCCCGGGTTCCACTCCAGCCACGGCCTATGCCACCCCCCCGGTCTTCGCCACCCCTCCCGCTTTCGCCACGCCCCCGGCCTTCGCCACCCCTCCCGCCTTCGCCGCTCCCCCGGCTTTTGCCACCCCTTTGGTCCCTGCCCGTTGAGGAGGCAAAGGGGGGTATTTTCGCAACGTGGACGTGGTGGGGCAAACCGGCTACACTGTGCCATCCTGACGCCCAATCTGAAACCTGATTTTTTGGCCCGGAGTGGCGAAATCGTATCGTGATCATGCCCGTCAAACCTTTTGATGTCTTGATTCTGTCGTCCCTGGTGGGGTGGCTGTGTTGCGGCGTGGCCGGTGCGGGGGGGGGCGAGGTCACCTCGGAGGCCCAGCGTTCCTGCCTGCTGGAGCATGTCAAGTCTGCCAGAAGCGCCCTGGCCGCCCAGCATCTGCAACAAGCCTGCGCCCGCCGTTTCCCTCCCGAGTCCAGATCCCCTTCCCTGGAGATCGGACCGGAGCGGGAAGACGAACTCCACGCCTATGACCAATGCCTGTTTCGCCATCTGTCCGGGGTACAAAACGATGCCAGCGCCCAGGCCATGGAGCAGTTTTGTCACGATCAGTTTCATCCCGGGGAGTCGGCGGTCAACCGTCCCGTCCGAACCGATGGACTGTTGGAACTGCTCAATCGGATCGACCGTCCCTCGAAAAGTCGGGAGTCCCAACCCGCATCCGCTCCGGTGATCGACGGAGAGACGTTTGTTCCGTTGGCACCTGCCAAGGCCGGTCGCTGACCGGTGGCCATTGACCTCGCATCAGGGTAAATCCATCGTGTACGTCTCTGTGCTGTATACCGTGTTGGCTGTGTTGGCTGTGGTGTTTTCACAGGATCTGTGGGCAGGCTCTTGCGACTGTTCCGTGGCGGTGGATGTGGGGCATGCCCTCTTTTCCGCCGGTGCCACCAGCGCCCGGGGCAAGCCGGAATATGAATTCAACCTCTCCATGGGTACCTTGATCCACGACGAGTTGATCAAAAATGGCCTCTCCCGTAGTTTTCTCATCGTCAACCCGCCGGGACTCAAGGATCGGGTGCGCATCGCCGAGGAAAAACAGGCGGATCTGTTCGTGTCGGTGCATCACGATTCCGTGCAGTCGTTTTATCTGCGCAACTGGACCGTCGATGGCAAAAATCAGAGATATTGTGATTTGTTCCGGGGATATTCCATTCTGCTCTCCCCCAAGGGGTTGCAGTATTCCACCAGTCTGGAACTGGCCCAGATGATCGGCAGACGGTTCCGCGCCGCCGGATTTCTTCCCGCTTATCATCACTCGAAGAATATTCCCGGTGGCCGTCACAACATGATCGATGAGGAACTGGGCATCTATCAGTTCGATAATCTGGTGGTCTTGAAATATGCCGTGATGCCCGCCATCCTGATCGAATTCGGCGTAATCGTGCATCGGGACGAGGAACTTCAGTTGCAACAGCCGGAAACCCGGGACAAACTGGTGAAAGGTGTGGTGGAGGGCATTCAGGAGTTCAACGTGCGCCACTGTCTGTCCCGCTGACGCGCTGCTGCGGTTTGTTCCGCTGATTTTTTAGGGTCAACGTCTTGCATTTTTGGAGAAATCGATATGAAACAAGGACCGCTTTTCGCCCTGGCTTTGCTGTTGGCCGCTGTTCCCGCCCTCCGGACCGCCCAGGCTGAAGTTCTCGCCACCGTGGATACCGTCTTCAAGCTTCTCGGCCCGGATGACAAGATCGTCATCGAGGCCTTCGACGACCCCAAGGTGGAAGGGGTCGCCTGTCATCTGAGCCGGGCCAAACGGGGAGGGGTCGCGGGGGGGCTCGGCTTGGCCGAAGACACCTCCGACGCCTCCATCGCCTGTCGGCAGATCGGTCCCATCGTCATGAAGGACGATCTCAAGGATGGAGAGTCGGTTTTTTCCAAGAGCACCTCCCTGCTGTTCAAGAAAATGCAGGTGGTACGCTTCCTCGACAAGAAACGGAATACCTTGGTTTATCTCGTCTATTCCGACAAGCTCATCGAAGGATCCCCGAAAAACTCCATCTCCACGGTTCCGGTCATGCCCTGGCGCAAGGATTGATGGGTGGGGCTGGCAAGGGGGGGTCTGGGTTTTTCAAAAGGCGAAAAACCCAGACCCTCCAAGGCGGCGCGCTGCGCTTTTTTCGTGAAAGGATGCGAAAAAAGCGTGTTTGAAAAGTGCGCTTGAAAACAAAGTCAAAGGCCAAAGCAAAGGCAAGACCCTGGGAGAAGAATCTCCCAGGCCCTCACTTTTTTTTCAATGGTTTCAAGGATGCGGTGTCTGGATTTGGATCCGGATCGGGGCTAACGCTGCACCGGTCCGCCGGACAAAATCTCCTGGGGTACTCGATTGGCGAATTTCTCGGCGAAATTGGCTACGAACCGGTCCGCCAACTGACGGGCCTGGGCATCGTAACGGGCCGGATCCTTCCAGGTGGTGCGGGGATTCAGATGCATGGGATCCACGTTGGTGATCTCGATGGGCACCTCGAAACCGAAGGTCGGATCGATCCGGGTGGGCACATGATCCAGATGACCGTCGAAGATCCGGTCGATGATCGCCCGGGTCTCCTGAATCGGCATGCGGAAGCCTTCCCCGTAGGGACCGCCGGTCCAACCGGTGTTGATCAGCCAGCATTTGGCCTGGGTCTGTTGCAGCTTCTTGCCCAGCAGCGTGGCGTACACCACCGGATCCAACGCCATGAACGGCTCCCCGAAACAGGCGGAAAAGGTGGTGGTCGGCTCGGTGACGCCCCGTTCCGTTCCCGCCAGCTTGGCGGTGTAACCGGACAGGAAATGATACATGGTCTGTTCGATGGTCAAGCGGGCCACCGGCGGCATGATGCCGAAGGCGTCCGCGGTCAACAAGATGACGTTGGAAGGATGTCCCCCGTGGCCGCTGAGCTGGATCCGGGGCAACGACGCCAATGGATAGGCGGCGCGGGTGTTTTCCGTCAAGGTGTGATCGTCCAGATTGACCCGTCGGGAGACCGGATCCATGATGACGTTTTCCAACACCGTGCCGAACCGGCGGGTACAGTTCCAGATGTCCGGCTCCGCCTGGGGATGCAGACGGATCACCTTGGCGTAACATCCCCCTTCCAGATTGAACACCCCGTTGTCCGACCAGCCATGCTCGTCGTCACCGATCATGCGGCGGCGGGGATCCGTGGACAAGGTGGTCTTGCCGGTGCCCGACAGACCAAAGAAAATGGCCACATCATCCTGTTCGCCGATGTTGGCGCTGCAATGCATGGACAACACGCCCTGCAAGGGGAGCAGATAGTTCATCAGGGTGAAGACCGCTTTTTTGTTTTCTCCGGCGTAACCGGTGCCGCCGATGAGGGCTTCCCGGCGTCCCAGATGCAGCAGGATGAAGGCTTCCGAACGGGTGCCGTCCACCTCGGGCACCGCCAGGAAACCTCCGGCGTTGATCAGGGTGAAATCCGGTTGCATCACCTTTTCGCAAGGCGAGGCCGGGTGGATGAACAGATTGCGGGCGAACAGGGATTGCCACGCCTGGGTGGTGACGATCCGCACCCGGCGTTGATACTGGGGATCCGCCCCCACGCGACAATCCTGCACGAACAGTTCCCGGTCCTGGAGATAGGCGGTGACCCGGGTACGGAGCTTTTCGTAGGCCTCTTCGGAGAAGGGACGGTTGACCGATCCCCAGGCCACATGGTCGCGGCTGGATGGCTCGTCCACGATGAATTTGTCGTTGGCCGAACGGCCCGTATACTGGCCGGTCTCCACTACCAAAGAGCCGCCGGTGGCGATGCGCCCTTCGCGGCGGTGGATGGCGGTTTCATACAGTTCCGGGGTGGAAAGATCCACGCGGATGGCCCCGGTGTGATGAATGCCCTGTTGAACCAACTGGGCGCGAACCGCGTCGGAATAGGCTTGGGGGGAAAGGGGTTTGGTCATGAGGTCTCCTCCATGAGTGTGCCGGGGGTCGAGGATTCCAGGCGCGCGCGGGTTCGTTTTTTCCCGTCTTCCACGGCGGGCTGGTCAAAGGGGGTGACGCCGAAACATTCGGCCACCAGAGTGGTTTCCATTTCCAACAACACGATCAATTCGCCCAAAGCGACCGGATCGGTGGCGGCCAGACGGAACTCCCGCACCGGCGCCTTGCGTCCGATGAGGGCGTCACGGGTGCCGAGATATTCGGCGGTGAACAGTTCACCCACGGTGCGCCCTGCCAACGGGGCCACCGCCGACAGAGGGGCGAAACGGGTCGGAATCGTCGCTCCCAGGGTGGCGAGGGTGGGATCGAACAGCAAAGTGAACTGTTTGTCCTCGGGTCCGTCGAGATACAGTTGCAACTGGGAGTGTTGATCCACCACGCCTCGGGCTTCCACCGGGGTGAGGCCGTGTTTGCGGCCCTGGTCGTCGATCTTGCCCAGGCTTTCGGCCCATAACTGTCTGAACCAGGTGGCGATGGTCTCCAGACGGGAGCCGTAGGTCAAAAACACGCTCATGTTGCGTCCCGCGGCGGCCATCTCCGCCTGGGCCAGGGCGTGACGCAACGCCGGATTGTTCACCGGATCCGGCTCCAGGCAGCGTTGGGTCATCCGGGTGGCGCCGGCCAGCAAGGCTTCGATATCCGCTCCGGCGAAGGCGGCGGGCAGCAGACCCGTGACCGACAGCACCGAGAACCGTCCCCCCACCGGGGCGTGGGGAATGATCGGCACCTCCAGGGCGCGACCGATCGCGCTCAAAGCCCCCTGGGGGTTTTCCGTGACGATGGCCAACCGGTCCTGGGGGCGTTCTCCGAGCCGGTCCAGCACCGTGAGCAGTTGAGCGAGGGTTTCCGGGGTTTCACCGGATTTGCTCACCGCCAACACGGTGGCGCGGCTCCAATCCTGGTCATACAGGGCCGCCAGTTGAACCGGACAGATGTTTTCGTAAAAGGTGACGGCGCGTCCCTGGCCAGCCAGGGAACGGACCAGCATGTTGCCTCCCAGGGAACTGCCGCCGATGCCCAGCACCACCAGATGATCGGATTGATCCTGAAACCGTTGCGACCATTCAAGCGCCTTGGCGACCTCCTGATCGTTTTCGGTGAGGCGCACGAAGGCAGGGCGAAAAGTTGGATTATGTTTCCAACCCGAAAGGGTGTGCAGCAGAGGGGGAGGACAGTCGGTGGTTGGGGTGAAAAAGGGATGGGTGCGTATATCGAGAGCAGAGGTGTTCACAGTTGCCTATCGTCCCTGTTGGTGTGGCTTGTTTTCCGCTTGCAAAACGATGAGTGACCTGAAAAGCCAGGATTCGGGGCGTGGATTCCCCCAAAAAAAGTGTTGTTCTGACTTTGTCAAACAGGTGTCAATCCCGTTTGGGGAGATACTGTAGGGGATTTTGCGGTGCAATGCTACGGCGGATTTCAAAATGCAGACGGGGAGAGACGGTCACTCCGGATTGTCCCGCCAGGGCGATGGTTTCCCCGGCCCGCACGCTTTGGCCTTTCCTGACCATGATCTTTTGCAGATGGGCGTAGGCGGTCATGAAGGAGCCTCCATGCCGGAGCAGCACCATGTTGCCAAAGGTGGTCAACCCTTGATCCGCGTAGGCCACCACTCCGTCGGCGGCGGCGACGATGGGATCACCCGGATTGGCGGCGATGTCGATGCCGGTGTTGCGCAACGCTCCCATCTGTCCGAAGCGGCCAATGACCCGACCCGTATGGGGCCACACCCAGTACGCCGGGGGATAAGGCGAGAGGGGTTGGGCCTGGGTATAGGTCTGGGGCGGAAGGCTGGTGTCCCGCCCCGCGGTCGGGTCGGGACGCGGAAGGGGATTCCGCAGCGCCAAAGAGGGGGGCGGAATGGTGCCGGGAGGTTCTTCCCAAAGGCGGGGAGCGGGTTTGTCCGGCAGGGTGGGGCGATCCGGTTCGGGTCTGGAGGCCATTTCCGGTTCGGGTCTGGAGGCCGTTTCCGGTTCGGGTCTGGAGGCCGTTTCCGGTTTGTTGGTCATGTCCGGTTTGGCGATCACGGGGGGGGGGAGAGGGGGACGGGGGGCTTGTCCCGGCGGAGTCACCCGCAGCCGTTGGCCTACCGTGAGTTGATCCGGATTGGTGATGCGGTTCCAGGTGGCCAGTTGTTCCACGTCGATGTTGTGGCCCGTGGCGATGGCCCAGAGGGTGTCACCGGGGCGGACCGCGTAGAGAATTTCCCGTCCGGGTTGGGGGGGAGGGGGTTGGGTTTGGGGTTCGGGAGCCAAGTCCGCCGCCAGGGGTGGACCCTTGACCACCCGCACCGGAGCGGCGGAACCGTTGCCCGCTTCCCGGGGCGGAGGCGCGCCGGTGCCGGAACATCCCGACAGCAGGAACAGCAATCCGATCCCTCCGATCCAGGTGCCTCTTCGGAGGGAGACACAGCCAGAAGGTCGGCGGGATTCCGGGTTCACGGTGACTCTTCCTTCCACCCCTGGGCGCCCACCAGAGGCACGAAACAGCAGGGTTCCAGGGTTTCCCGTTGGAGGGCGCCATCCGCCAGACGGATGATGCGGATCAGGTTCTGGGCGCTGCGGCTCCCTTCCGGGGCCACCAGCACACCATTGGGAGCCAGTTGACGCAGCACGTTTTCCGGGGTGATCGGGGTGCCGGCGGTGATGATCACCCGCTCGAACAGCCGTTCTTCCGGCCATCCCAGGGAGCCGTCTCCGACCCGGCAGACCACATTGTGAAATCCCAAACGGCGCAGTCGCTTGCGGGCCGAGTCCGCCAGCGAGGGCAGTCGTTCGATGGTGTAGACTTTGTGGCTCAGTTTGGACAGAATCGCGGTCTGATACCCGGAACCCGTGCCGATTTCCAACACCTCTTCTTGTCCGGTGAGGCGCAACGCCTGACTCATGCGGGCCACGGTATAGGGTTGGGAGAGGGTTTGACCTTCGCCGATGGGGAGGTTTTCATCCCCGTAGGCCCGGCTGGCCAGGGCCTCTTCCACAAACAGATGGCGCAAGGTCTCCCGCATCACCGCGATCACCCTGGGGTCATCGATGCCGTGGTTCTGGAGCAACTCCCTGACCATGCGGTCGCGGGCGCGCGACGAGACCATGCCGTGTTCCGGTACTTTCATGCGTTCAAGAGACTCTGGCAGACGAGGATGGTCTTGGAAGTCCGTCGCGGGCTGGCATGACCTTAGAATGCGGACAGCAGACCGGATGGCCAATCCAAACGGTTATGGTAGACATATTGCAAGAATACGGGTCGGTGCGAAGTGTGTCAACGAAGTTGGCGCGTTTTCGCTGCTGTTTCGGGACTTTTGCCAGGATTACAAGAAGGAGCGGGTATGCAGACCATGGCCAAGGATCCACCCCCCGTCGGGCTGCGGCCCGATCCCTGGCTGGTCGCCCTGGTGCTGCTGGTGCATGCGGGATTGTGGTGGTGGGCCCAACCCATCGTCGAAGGCAGCGATGATCTCTCCTATGCCACCTTCGCCCATCGGATGCAGACCGGCACCTTTTTGTTCGAGGCCCACCATTTCGCCCACCGGTTGGGGATCCTCTCCCCCACGGCCCTGCTGTACGCTCTGTTCGGTGTCAACCCCTACACCACCACCGGTTGGTCTCTGATCTGTTCTCTGCTGACCATCTGGGGGGTGCATCGGGTCGCCTTGCCCCTGGCGGGTCGTCTGGCCGCGCTGCTGGCCGCTTTGGTGCTGGCCACCAACACCTTTTGGCTGGAACAGGCCTTGGGGCTCGGACCCGACCTGCCCGTGGCCGCTTGCGCCTTCGCCGCCCTGGCGGTATTGGCCCAGGCCCGCGCCCCCGGCGGTTGTCGTCTCTCCCCCCGAGAGGCGGGGCTGCTGGTCTCTTTGGCCCTGACGGCGGCGGTGTTGACCAAACTTTCCATCATCTGGGTGATCTATTTCCTGGCTTTGGTCATGCTGCACGATTTGTATCATGGCCGTCATCGGGCCTTGTGGGGCTGGATCGCGGTTTCCGGCGGGGTGATGGGGGCACTTTATCTGGGGGTCTATCAACTGTTGCGGGGGGATCCTTTGTATCATCTCCACGTGGTCAACCAGATCTATAACAATCCCTATGGCATCTGGACCTACTCCGCCGAATCCGGCAACAGTCTCATGGCCCGGCTGACCTATCAGCCGATCCGCATGATCCTGGAAATTCCCGGCTTCGTGACCCTGGTGTTTCTGTCCATCCCGCTGGCGTGGCTGTTTTTGAAAGGGGTGGAGCCGGAGCGGCGCGGGGAGTACCGCTATTGGCTGGGGATGATGGGGCTGGTGTTGTTCGTCTTCTGGTTTGCCACCAATTCGTTTCAGTATTACAACCCCATGATGCTGTGCGGGCGTTATCTGATGTTTCTGTTTCCCCCCGCCGCCTTGCTGGGTGGAGCCATCCTGGCGGGTCTGATCCAGCGGCCACAACGCGGCGCCCTGGTGGTGCCCATGGCCGGAGTCGGAGCCGGGATGGTGGTCGTGTTGCAGGGGTTTGGTTTCTGGAAACGGGAAATCCTGCTGCTGGAGCTGTGTCTGCTGGTGTTGGCCGCGGAACGGTGGTGGCCGGCGGTGGCGAGGCGTCATCAGCGGTGGCTGGCCACAGGCCTGGTGGCGGCGACCCTGGTGATCCTGCCGGTGCTGGCGGTGGGGCAGGGGGTGTTGGGTCCCACGGTCTGGCAGAAGATCTATCGCGGTCTGATGCGTGAATCCCTGGCGCCGTTGCAAGAACCGGTGGTGCTGTATA
Above is a window of Magnetococcales bacterium DNA encoding:
- a CDS encoding protein-L-isoaspartate(D-aspartate) O-methyltransferase, whose product is MVSSRARDRMVRELLQNHGIDDPRVIAVMRETLRHLFVEEALASRAYGDENLPIGEGQTLSQPYTVARMSQALRLTGQEEVLEIGTGSGYQTAILSKLSHKVYTIERLPSLADSARKRLRRLGFHNVVCRVGDGSLGWPEERLFERVIITAGTPITPENVLRQLAPNGVLVAPEGSRSAQNLIRIIRLADGALQRETLEPCCFVPLVGAQGWKEESP